One Baekduia alba genomic window, CGACTGCAACGCCATCACGACGCCGAAGACGCGCTGGACGACGCGCTCGTGGATGTCGCGCGCGAGGTCGATCCGGTCGGCGAGGTGGCGGCCGTCGACCTGCTGGCGCGTCGCGAACCGGGCCGAGAGCGCCAGCGCGCTGATCTTGCCCAGCGACTTGAGCACCTCGCGCTGGTCCTCGGTCAGCGGCGCCTCGGAGCGCTCGGCGACGATCACGCCGAAGCCGCGCCCGCCCGCCGCGAGCGGGACCCACACGAGCCGCTCGATGCCGAGCAGCGTGTCGTAGGGCGGCGCGAGCTCGTCGGCGCGCCCTTCGAGCACCTGGTCGAGGTCCAGCGCGCGCCCCGCGATCGGCGCGGACTCGATTGCCAGGATGTGCCCGTCGAACAGCTCGATGTCGACGCGGTGCGAGCCGACCACGCGCACGCGGCGCGCGACGTCGTCGTAGACGAAGACCACCGCGCGCTGCATCGCGCCCAGGCGGCACACGGCCTCGGCCAGCCGGTTGTAGAACGCGCCCGGCGCGTCCGGGGTCGCGTGCTCGACCTCGCCGAGCAGCGAGACGAAGAGGTGCAGCGACGCGATCGGCGAGAAGCGCGCCGTGTCGGCGGATCCGGCGGCGTCCAGCTCCATCATCACGCCCGCGGAAAGGTCGATGGGCCGGGCGCAACAGACGCCCGGCCCACCAGAGGAGAAGGAACGCGCTCACGGTTGCCGGCGTCCCGAAGCCGGCGGGAGTCCTGACCAGATCCCATGTGAGCGGGCACCGTAGTCCACCCTGCCCGGCGGGCGTAACGCGCGCGAGAGCGGTGGTCCGACAACCACCCGACCGGGTGGTGTCCAGGGTGCGCCCGAGGCGGTGTCCCATCAGACGTCCGATGCGGCGGGTTGGTCAAGTTCGAGGGCGTTCGGGCCGGGTTCGAATCCGATGGCGCATCGGGTCGCACCCTGCGGTTGACGGGCGCCTACGGCGTCGTGCCGATCGCCGCGGGTTTGGCGGCGGCCTTCCGGGTCGCGCTCGGGCGCGACACGCTCGTGGCGCTCGCGGTGAGCGCGGTCGCCAGCCGCGACGAGGCCTACGGCGCCGGCTACGGCTCCATCTGGGGCACGCCGTTCGCGTTCGCCGCCAGCCGGCGCCTCGGCATCGCGAAGACGGTCACGGCCGCCGTCAGCCTCGCGGCCGCGCTCGCGATCCAGGCCGGCCACGTCGACGACCCGAGAGCTTTCGCGCCTCCCTCGCGACGTGGCTGACCGCGGCGCGGCGTCAGCAGGTAGGCCACGAGGCGAGCGGGCGCAGGGACCCGTCGCTCGTGGGCCGCCGCTCCAGGCGGTGCAGCGCGCGGGCGAGCGTCGCGCGCGTGTCGGCCGGGTCGATGACCTCGTCGACCTTCATCAGCCCCGCGGCGCCGTAGGGGTCGATGTCGGCGCGCATCGCCTGCGCCGCCTCCTCGCGGGCGGCGTCATCGCCGCCGGCCACGACGTTGGCCGCGACCAGCGGGTCCATGAACGAGATCTCGGCCGACGGCCAGGCGTAGACGGTGTCGACGCCGGAGTCGTTGCCGCCGAGGCTGAAGTAGGCCAACCCGTAGGCCTTGCGCAGGACCGTGGTGAGCTTGGGGGACGCGGAGAGCGCGAGCGCGGTCTGGAGCCGGATCGCGTGCTTGAGCATGCCGTCGTGCTCGACCTGCTTGCCGACGAAGAACCCGGGCACGTCCTGGAAGAACAGGACCGGGATGTCATAGGCGTCGGTCAGGCAGAGGAGCTTGACGGCCTTCTCGCAGGCGCGCGGGTCGAGGCTCCCGGCGAAGAACTTCGGCTGGCTGGCGACCACGCCGACCGTATGGCCGTCGAGCCGGCCGAGGCCGCAGACCAGGCCGCGGCCGTAGCCGGCGCCGAGCTCCAGCAGCGAGTCGCCGTCCAGGACGCGGTCGAGCACCCTGTGGACGTCGTAGGCGCGGGCGCGGCGGCGCGGGACGACGGCCTCGAGGTCGGGGTCGGCGACGATGGGGAGGCCGTCGGTCGGCGCCTTCGGCGCGCGCTCCCGCGCGTTGGCGGGCAGCAGCGCGAGCGCGCGCCGGATCAAGGCATAGGCCTCGTCGTAGTCCTCGGCGACCAGGTCGATCTGGCCGGTGCGCTTGGCGTGGACGTCGGCGCCGCCGAGCTCGTCGTTGGTCAGGTCCTCGCCGGTCGCGATCTTCGCGACCAGCGGCGAGGTGACCGCAAGGCAGGTCCCGCGGACCTGGATGACGAGGTCGGAGGCCGCCGAGACGAAGCTGCTGCCGCCGAAGGAGTCGCCGACGATCACGGTGATGAACGGGACGCGCCGGCGCCGGCGGAAGAGGTCGACGTCGACCGCGACCTGGGCGAAGCCCGCGGAGCCGAGCGAGTCCGGGATGCGAGCGCCGCCGGTGGCGCCGAAGTAGACGATCGGGTGGCCGCAGCGCTCGGCGTGCGCGAAGAGGCGGCCGAGGCGGCGCGAGCCCATCGGCGAGGACGAGCCGCGCTTGACCGTGATGTCGTCGCCGGCGACCGTCACCGCGCGGCCGTCGACCGTGCCGTGGCCGCCGATCTTGCCGTCGCCGGGCGTGTCGTCCTTGTCCTCGGGGCGGAGGCTGTGGACGAACGTGCCGACCTCGTCGAAGCTGCCGTCGTCCAGGAGCGCGCCGATGTGCTCGCGGATCGTCCGCTCGCCGCGGGCGTGCAGGCGCTCGACGCGTGCCGCGCCGCCCAGCTCGCCGCGGATGCGGTCGCGGCGAGCGTGGAAGTCGGCGACGACGTCGGGCTCGACGGGCTCTTCGCTCATCGCGGCATCACAGCAGCCCGAACACCCGCCGCGCGTTGCCGTGCAGGTAGAGGTCCTTGGTCTGCGCGTCGAGCCCGAGGTCGCCGAGGCCCTCCAGGGCGTGCGCCGGGAAGATCATCGGGAAGTTGGAGCCGAACAGCACCTTGTGGCGGCCGCTGCCGGTCTTCATGTAGGTGATCAGCTCGGCTGGCAGGCGCTTGGTGGTGTAGGCGGAGGTGTCGATGTAGACGTTCTCGTGCTTGCGCGCGACGGCGACCATCTCCTCGGTCCACGGGTAGCCGACGTGGCCGCAGACGATCGTCAGCTCCGGGAAGTCGAGCGCGATCTGGTCGATGTAGGGGATCGGCCGGCCGGTCTCCGACGGGCGCAGCGGGCCGGTGTGGCCGACCTGCGTGCAGAACGGGACGCCGAGCTCGACGCAGGCGGCGAACAGCGGGTAGAAGCGGCGGTCGGTCGGCGGGACCTCCCACAGCCACGGCAGGACGCGCAGGCCCTTGAAGCCGTCGTCGCCGACGCGGCGCCGCAGCTCACGGACGGCCGGCACCGGCCGGCGCAGGTCGACCGAGGCGATGGCGTGGAGGCGGCCGGGCGCCTGGGCGACCCACTCGGCGACCTCCTCGTTGGAGATCAGGGAGCCCTCGGGGCCGTGCCAGGCGGAGATCAGCGCCTGTTCGACGTCGGCCGCGTCGAGCGCGTCGAGCGTGAACGACAGCGGGACCTGGTCGGTCGGGATGACGCCGTCGCCGGTCCAGCGCCGCAGCGAGGCGAGCATGTCGTGGGCGAGGAAGCGCGGGGTGGGGTGCTGGATCCAGGCGTCGATGACGGTCATGGCGTTGGTGGGGCCTCGTGGTCGATGGCGTTGATCGCGGCCCAGGCGGCGTCGCCGAGCGCGGGCGCGAACGTGGTGGGGCGCTGCTTGACGCGCTTGGCCAGCCACAGCGAGCCGAGCTCGCGGGCCGGCGCGAAGGCGACGGCGTGCACGACGTTGATGTCGATGTCCTTGGTCTGCTCGTGGCGATCCAGCCAGGCGCGGACCCCGCGCAGGAACGCGCGGTTGGCGGCGCGCAGCGGCTCGCGGCCGGCGTCGGAGGCGGCGATCGCGTCGCGGTGGGCGAGGACCAGGCGCGCCGGGCGGGGGTTGGCCTCGAACCAGCGCAGCTCGAAGGCGACGGCGGCGCGGAGGCCGGCGTGCGGGTCGTCGGCGTGGGCGGCGAACGTCGCGAGCAGGCCGCGCTGGTAGTCGCCGAGCGCCGCGACGACGAGGGCCGCGAGCACCCCGTCCTTCGCGCCGAAGTGATGGTAGATCGAGCCGTTGCTGACGCCGGACGCCGCGGTGAGGTCGGCGATCGACACGGAGGGGTAGCCGCGCGTGTCGAAGAGCCGGGCGGCGGCGTCCAGCACCGCGCTGCGCGTGTCCTGCGCCATGTGGAGCATGATTCTAGAGCATCGCTCCAATCGTCGTCGAGGTCCGGCGTGCTGGAATGTCGCCCGTGCCTCCCAAGAAGCTCCTGAACACCGTCCTGGCCGTCGGCATCGCCGACGCCCTGCTGCTGGTCGTGCTGGTGTACTTCGCGTTCATCGACCGCTCCGACACCGCCGTCCACATCCTGGGCCCGATCCACGGCCTCGGCTTCCTCGCGCTCCTGGCGCTGACGGCCAACGGGGCGCTGCAGCGCTTCTGGGGCTGGTGGTTCCCGGCGATCGTGGTCGTCACGGGCGGCCCGATCGGCTCGATCGCCGGCGACCTGATCCTGCGCAAGCGGGTCGGCGAGCCGGTCGCGTAGCGCCACGGCGTCCCGCCGCGGTCACACGCGCGCCGCTGGTGCGAATGACCGAGGATGACGCGGGTGACCGAGCGCGACGACGCGATGCTGCTGGCGGCTGCCGCCGGCGGCGACGAGCACGCGTTCGAGCAGTTCTACCGGCGCCATCTCGCGGCGGTCACCGGCTTTCACCTGCGGCGGACCGGACGGCGGGAGCTGGCCTTCGACCTCACGGCGGAGACCTTCGCGGCGGTCGTCGTCGGCTGCGCGACCTTCGATCCCGCGCGCGGCAGCGCGACCGGCTGGCTCTTCGGGATCGCGGCGCACAAGCTGCGCGACGCGCTGCGGCGCGGGCGGGTCGAGGCCGAGGCGCGGCAGCGGCTGCGCCACGAGCCGATCTTGCTGGAGGACGCCGACCTCGAGCGGGTGGACGAGCTGGCCTCGCGCGTGAACGAGTCGCGCCTGGCCACGCTGCTCGGCGACCTGCCGGCCGAGC contains:
- a CDS encoding GAF domain-containing sensor histidine kinase, which produces MMELDAAGSADTARFSPIASLHLFVSLLGEVEHATPDAPGAFYNRLAEAVCRLGAMQRAVVFVYDDVARRVRVVGSHRVDIELFDGHILAIESAPIAGRALDLDQVLEGRADELAPPYDTLLGIERLVWVPLAAGGRGFGVIVAERSEAPLTEDQREVLKSLGKISALALSARFATRQQVDGRHLADRIDLARDIHERVVQRVFGVVMALQSGALLDESDQRRAAEELGAALDDLREAMARPLAATPRLVTFTLREEVTRLASNSPEVDVRWQEGVEIPAMFEPVTQSVLGEAIRNARRHAAPAWVEVAIRGDADTVDLEITNDGVGPAQRGGAGMGLRIAAFEALQHGASLTFGPAGTDHWHVRLVLPRPESA
- a CDS encoding acyl-CoA carboxylase subunit beta; the encoded protein is MSEEPVEPDVVADFHARRDRIRGELGGAARVERLHARGERTIREHIGALLDDGSFDEVGTFVHSLRPEDKDDTPGDGKIGGHGTVDGRAVTVAGDDITVKRGSSSPMGSRRLGRLFAHAERCGHPIVYFGATGGARIPDSLGSAGFAQVAVDVDLFRRRRRVPFITVIVGDSFGGSSFVSAASDLVIQVRGTCLAVTSPLVAKIATGEDLTNDELGGADVHAKRTGQIDLVAEDYDEAYALIRRALALLPANARERAPKAPTDGLPIVADPDLEAVVPRRRARAYDVHRVLDRVLDGDSLLELGAGYGRGLVCGLGRLDGHTVGVVASQPKFFAGSLDPRACEKAVKLLCLTDAYDIPVLFFQDVPGFFVGKQVEHDGMLKHAIRLQTALALSASPKLTTVLRKAYGLAYFSLGGNDSGVDTVYAWPSAEISFMDPLVAANVVAGGDDAAREEAAQAMRADIDPYGAAGLMKVDEVIDPADTRATLARALHRLERRPTSDGSLRPLASWPTC
- a CDS encoding amidohydrolase family protein, encoding MTVIDAWIQHPTPRFLAHDMLASLRRWTGDGVIPTDQVPLSFTLDALDAADVEQALISAWHGPEGSLISNEEVAEWVAQAPGRLHAIASVDLRRPVPAVRELRRRVGDDGFKGLRVLPWLWEVPPTDRRFYPLFAACVELGVPFCTQVGHTGPLRPSETGRPIPYIDQIALDFPELTIVCGHVGYPWTEEMVAVARKHENVYIDTSAYTTKRLPAELITYMKTGSGRHKVLFGSNFPMIFPAHALEGLGDLGLDAQTKDLYLHGNARRVFGLL
- a CDS encoding TetR/AcrR family transcriptional regulator, with the translated sequence MAQDTRSAVLDAAARLFDTRGYPSVSIADLTAASGVSNGSIYHHFGAKDGVLAALVVAALGDYQRGLLATFAAHADDPHAGLRAAVAFELRWFEANPRPARLVLAHRDAIAASDAGREPLRAANRAFLRGVRAWLDRHEQTKDIDINVVHAVAFAPARELGSLWLAKRVKQRPTTFAPALGDAAWAAINAIDHEAPPTP
- a CDS encoding DUF3817 domain-containing protein yields the protein MPPKKLLNTVLAVGIADALLLVVLVYFAFIDRSDTAVHILGPIHGLGFLALLALTANGALQRFWGWWFPAIVVVTGGPIGSIAGDLILRKRVGEPVA
- a CDS encoding RNA polymerase sigma factor, which encodes MTERDDAMLLAAAAGGDEHAFEQFYRRHLAAVTGFHLRRTGRRELAFDLTAETFAAVVVGCATFDPARGSATGWLFGIAAHKLRDALRRGRVEAEARQRLRHEPILLEDADLERVDELASRVNESRLATLLGDLPAEQRAALLARVVDERPYDEIAATLDCSEAVVRQRVHRGLRRLRSGMEGSA